The sequence GATGCCGGCGCCCGCAAGGGCCGCGATTTCGCGCCGGAGCGCAACGACACCACGGTCAACGTGTTCGAGTCCGTGGTCAGCCACGTCATGGCCTTGCAGGCTAGCCGCAAGAAGGTCGTGATCGCGCTTTGGACCGAAGGCTCGCGCGACCGCATGACCTCGATGCTGCGCGACCACAAGCTGACCCACACCACCAGCGTCAACTCCTGGCGCACGGTGCAGGCGACCCCGCGCAACGAGACCATGCTCGCCGTGCTCGGCCTCGAGAGCGGTTTCGAGACCGACGAGATCGCTGTCATCAGCGAGCAGGACATTCTCGGCGACCGCCTGGTGCGGCCGCGCAAGGCGAGCCGCAAGCTTGACAATTTCATCTCGGAGGTGACGAGCCTTACCGCCGGCGACATCGTCGTCCACGTCGACCACGGCATCGGCCGCTTCATCGGCCTGCAGACCCTCGACGTCGCCGGCGCGCCGCATGACTGCCTCGAGCTGCATTATGCCGCCGAGACGAAGCTGTTCCTCCCGGTCGAGAACATCGAGCTGTTGTCGCGCTACGGCTCCGACCAGACCACGGTCGAGCTCGACCGACTCGGCGGAAGCGGCTGGCAGAACCGCAAGGCGAAGCTCAAGAACCGCATCCGCGAGATTGCGGGCGAATTGATCAAGATTGCCGCCGAACGGCAGTTGCACGATGCGCCGAAGCTGCCGGTGCAGCCGGGCCTCTACGACGAGTTCTGCGCGCGCTTCCCCTATGACGAGACCGAGGACCAGCTGGGGGCGATCGAGTCCACGCTGAAGGACCTCGAAAAGGGCCGTCCCATGGACCGGCTGATCTGCGGCGACGTCGGCTTCGGCAAGACCGAGGTGGCGTTGCGCGCGGCCTTCGCTGTCGCGCTCGAAGGCAAGCAGGTCGCGGTGGTGGTGCCGACCACGCTGCTGGCCCGTCAGCACTACAGGACGTTCAGCGAGCGCTTCAAGGGCTTCCCAGTCAATGTCGCGCAGGCCTCGCGCCTGGTCCCGACCAAGCAGCTCAACGAGGTCAAGAAGGGCCTCGCCGACGGCTCGGTCGACATTGTCGTCGGCACCCATGCGCTGCTCGGCAAGGCCATCAAATTCCGCGATCTGGGCCTGCTCATCGTCGACGAGGAGCAGCATTTTGGCGTCAGCCACAAGGAGCGGCTGAAGGCGTTGCGCGCCGAGGTGCACGTGCTGACGCTATCGGCGACGCCGATCCCGCGCACCTTGCAACTGGCGCTCACCGGCGTGCGCGAGCTCTCGATCATCGCTTCGCCCCCCGTCGACCGCCTTGCGGTCCGCACCTTCGTCGCCCCGCACGATCCGCTGATGATCCGTGAGGCGCTGCTGCGCGAGCGCTATCGCGGCGGCCAGGCCTTCTATGTGGTGCCGCGCATCGACGACCTCGCCGAGGTCAAGGATTTCCTCGACAAGAACGTGCCGGAGATGAAGGTCGCGGTCGCGCATGGGCAGATGCCACCGGCCGTGATCGAGGACATCATGACCGCGTTCTATGACGGCAAATTCGACATCCTCTTGTCGACCACGATCGTGGAATCCGGCCTCGATATTCCTAACGCCAACACGCTGATCGTGCACCGCGCCGACATGTTCGGCCTCGCCCAGCTCTACCAGCTCCGCGGCCGCGTCGGCCGCTCCAAGCTGCGCGCCTATGCGCTGTTCACGCTGCCGGCGCAGCAGAAGATCACCGCGCAGGCCGAGCGCCGGCTCACCGTGCTGCAATCGCTGGAGACGCTCGGCGCCGGCTTCCAGCTCGCCTCCCACGACCTCGACATCCGCGGCGCCGGCAATCTGCTCGGCGAGGAGCAGTCCGGCCACATCAAGGAGGTCGGCTTCGAGCTCTACCAGTCGATGCTGGAGGAGGCGATCGTCAACCTCAAGGCCGGCGTGGCCGAGCCCGCCGCCGACCGCTGGTCGCCGCAGATCACCATCGGCATGCCCGTGCTGATCCCGGAGGATTACGTCGGCGATCTCTCGGTGCGGCTGTCGCTGTACCGACGTCTGGCCGATCTCGACACCGAGGAGGAGATCGAGAACTTCGGCGCCGAGATGCGCGACCGCTTCGGCGTGCTGCCGGACGAGGTGCGCTACCTGTTCAAGGTCGCCGCGATCAAGGCGTTCTGCCGCAGAGCCAATGTCGAGAAGATCGACGCGGGCCCGAAGGGCGCTGTCATCGTCTTCCGCGACAATTCCTTCGCCCATCCCGATCGTCTTGTGACCTTCATCCGCAGCCATGGCCAGGCCGCCAAGGTGCGGCCCGACATGAAGGTGGTGTTTTTGCAGGACTGGGAGACGCCGGAGGAGCGCCTCGCCGGCACCACGGAGATCATGCGCCAGCTGGCGCAGCTTGCGGAGAGCAAGAAGGCGGCTTGAGGGGACGCTCTCGCCACGTCATTGCGAGGAGCCCTTGCGGCGAAGCAATCCAGAATCGTTCCGCGGAGACAGTCTGGATTGCTTCGCTGCGCTCGCAATGACGGTGCTTGTTGCGACAACCCGCGAAAAACTACGACGCCGCGCGCGACGCATCCGCCGACAGCCGGGCCAGCAGCGACCTCGCCGTATCCGACGGCGATAGCGAGTCCACGCTGACCACGGGATCGCTGCGCATCTCGTGCTTGCCGTTCGAGGTGTGGCGCATCACCGCCGACAAGCGGCGCGCGATCATGTGCGCGGTGCGGAAATCGGTCTCCGCGAACACGACGATGACCGAGCCGTCCTTCTGCGCCGCGCCAAAATCCATCTGCCGCATCAGGCGGCTGAGGATGCGCGCGGCATCGAGCTGGGCACGGGAGTTGCCGGGGTCGAAGGCGAACCGCGCGACCGAGAGGCCGCCGCCGCGCGCCAGCGTCTGCTCGACCGCCTTGGCGAAATCGCGGGCAAAGGCTTCCACCGTGAGCAGGCCGCTGCGCGGATCGAGCCAGCCGCCGGCGTCGATCGAACGCAGCGTGCGGCTCAGCTGCGCTTCCATCGCGTGCTGGCGGATCAGGGGCAGCGCGTTGGCGGCGACTTTTACCGGCTCCCCCGGGATCAGCTCGAGATTGGGCAGGTCGTAGGTCTGGGTCAGCTGGTGGACGGTGACGATCACGGGCAGGCTGCGGAAGCGGGTGTCCTCGGCGAGCACCGTGAGAAAGGCATCCGTCACGCGCGCCGTAAAACCCTCGGCGAGCACGACGCCGTCGAGGTCGCGGGTGTTGAGATGCTTTGCCGCAGCCTCGATCGAAAGCGCGCCGACGACGCCGACGCGCTCGCCGAGCGCGACGGAGAGCGCCGGGTAGGCCGCGCCGCGGCCGATCAGCAGCACGGTGGCATCGCGCGCCGGATCGCTCTCCGGCAGCGTGACTTTGGCTTCCGGCAGCCGGCGCAGCACGGTGGCATGAAGGGTGCGCACGCGCAGTGCGGCGCGGAGCCGCGCGATCAGGCGATCGGAATTGCCGCCGCGCGAGGTGAAGGGCAGGGCGTTGTGCGGCAGCGTGCCCGCCGCATCCATGGCCACGAAGGGCACGTAGGGCAATTGGTCGGCGATCTTTCTGGAGAGCCCAGCCATATGCGGCTCGTGTCCCGCATGCATCGCGGCGAGGACCGCGGCAGGCTGCACCTGCTCGACCGCGCGCGCCGCGCTGGCCCAGTCCGTCTCGACCACGGGAAACAGCCGGGCCTCGTCCAGCGCCGCAATGAAGGGCGGCCGTTCGGCATTGGACACAAACAGGATCGGGCCCGCCTGGGACATCAAAAGACTCTGATCACGCAACAGATGCTGCGCAATCTAGTCCGGGCGCCTTAATGCAGCGTCAATGCTGAGCGCGAAACTGCGGCTAGACCGGACCGGAGCGGTCGCGAAAAGCCTCGACCATCAGGGGGTTAAGCCCGAGTTGGCTGAGCGCCTCGCGGGCCCTCGCATTGTCCTGGGCTCGTCCTGCGAGCCGGTGGCCGGAAAGCCGGTCGGGCAGCGCGGTGAGCAGGGCGCCCTGGCCGAGCCGGCGCGCCCATTCCTGGAGGTCGTTGGAGAGGAAACGGTAGCCGCCGACGGCCATGAGACCGGATGGCGGGGCGGTAATGCAGATCGCGCCGCTCTGGCGGTCGATCCGCGCCGCGTAGCCGGTGTCGACATAGTCGCGCGGCGGCTGCGCCGTCAGCGTCTCGCCGACCGGCTGCGGCGGGGCATAGGCTGCGATCGGCACCATCGGTCCGCGCAGGCCGAGCGTGCCCTTCGGCGTCAGCAGGATCTCGCCGGCGATGGAGGACCCGGACTGCTCGCGCGGGGCGCCGTGCGGCCCCGGCATCACTGCAACGGGCATGCCGTCCTCGCCGCGGCGGGCGCCGAACAGTCCCGCCTCGCCGAACAGGTAGACATCGGTCAGCGGCGCATGCGGGGCGATCCAGGCATCGCTCGCCGCCACTTGCTCGGGTGCCCGCCACAGGCCGATGACGTTGCGTAAGGTCGGCAGTCGTGCCGCGAGGTCGGAATCGGCGAGCCGCAGCGCGAGTTGTGCCGGCGCGACCAGCACCGCGCATTCATGCGCGTTGATCTGCTGCTCCAGCACGTCGTTCTCGAACGGATGATGCAGCGCCAGCGTGCCGCCCGAGAGCAGCCACACCGCGAGCGAGGAGGCGAGGCCCGCAAACGACATCGGCGTGAACGCCGCCATCACCGTCGCGCCCTGCCTGATGTCGGCCTCCAGCGACATCGCAAGGCCGCCGGCGATCAGGCTGAAGTGCGGCCGCGGCACCGGGCGGAAACCTTCCGCGGTGACGTCGAAGGAGATCATCGCCGCCTTGCGGCCGTCCTGGATCACGGCGCGCGTGGTGCCGGGCGGGCGGGCCAGCACGTCATCGAGCGAGGCCATGCCTTCGGGCAAATCGGTACCGAAGCCGCAGACATGGCGGATCGAGAACGCCTCGGCGGCGGCATGCATCGCGAGGTCGGCATAGCTGACGCCGTCGATCTTGCTCATGGTGACGATGGCGCGCGCCGCGGTGCGATTCAGCGCGGCCGTCAGCTCCGCATGGCGCCACAGCAGCGGCAGCACGGCGACGACGAGCCCGGCGCGATGGGCCGCGAGCACGGTCAGCACGAACTCGACCGTAGCAGGCAGCTGGATCGCGATGACGGAATTGGCCGGCAGGCCCGATTCGACGAAATGCGCCGACAGCGCCTCGATGGCGGTATCGGCCTCGGCATAAGTCAGCCGCCGCGGCTGGTGACCGGTCACGCGGGCCTTGTTGAGCGGATCGAGCAAAGCGAGCGCGTGCGGCTGCCGCAGCAGCGTGCGCTGAAACAGCGTGTCGAGCGTCGGGGATATTGCTGGCTGGTTCACGGCGTCACTTCGTTTGAGTGGCTCTAGGGCGGCCCCTTCGACCACCAGGTCTCCGGCAGATAGCCGGACAGCGCGGTGGCCTCGGGCCGTTCTATCCGATTCCAGCGCGCGATCCATTGCTCGGATACGTTAAACAGGGGGATTGTGTAGAAGCCCGCGATCAGGGCGCGGTCGAGCGCCCGCACCGCCGAGACGAATTCCGTATGATCACGGGCCTCCAGCAGCGCGGCGATCATGGCTTCGATCGCGGGGTCCTTGGCGCCCATGTAGTTGCGGGTCCCCGGATGGTCGGCTCCGGCGCTGCCCCAATAGAAATACTGCTCGTTGCCTGGCGAGAGCGACTGATCCCAGCGATTCTGGATCATGTCGAATTCGTAAGCGAGCCGGCGCTGGTCGAACTGCACGGGATCGACCGTGCGGACTCTGGCCTCGATGCCGGCGCGCTTGAGGTCGCGCTGGAACGCGAGCGCGATGCGCTCCTGGTCGCGGGTCGTCACCAGCATCTCGAAAGTGAAAGGCGCTTTTGTCTTGCGGTTGCGCAGCACGGTTCCGTCGAGATCCCAGCCGGCCTCCGACAGGAGTTTCAACGCGGCGCGCAGAGTGGTGCGGTCGCGCCCCGAGCCGTCGGTGACGGGCAGGCGGTAGCTGCCGTCCATGATGTCGGGCGGGATTTGTGCGGCGAAGGGTTTCAGCAATTCGCGCTCGCGCGCATCCGCAGCCCGGCCGTAGGCGGAGAGATCGGAACCTGCGAAATAGCCGGCGACGCGCGAATAGAGATTGAAGAAGTAGTTGCGGTTGACCAGCTCGAAGTCGAACAGCAGCGTCAGCGCCTGGCGCACCCGGATGTCGGCGAAGATCGGCCGCCTCGTGTTGAACACCAGGAATTCCGAAGGCTGCGGCACGCCCGGCTTGATGGTGTCGCGGATCACCTCGCCGCTTCTGGCTGCGGGAAAATCGTAGCCGTCGTGCCAGCGCAGCGGCTCGGGCTCGACACGGAAATCATAGAGGCCGCGCTTGAAGGCCTCGAACTGGCCGTTGGCCTCGCGGTAATAGTCGAGCCTGATCTCATCGAAATTGTAGAGCCCGCGATTGATGGGGAGGTCGCGGCCCCAATAGTCGGGGTTGCGCGTCAGGGTGACGCTGGCGCCGGGCTTCACGGCCGTGACGCGGTAGGGGCCCGAGCCGATGGGGCCGGTCAGCGTCGTCTCCTCGAAGCTCGCGACGTCGACCGCATGCTTCGGCAGGATGGGCATCAGGCCAAGGATCAGCGGCAGCTCGCGGTCGTTGGCGCCAGTAAGATCGAAGCGGATGGTGAGGGGATCGGGCGCCCAGGCCTTGGCGACCTTGGCATAGTACTGCCGCAGGTTCGGACGCCCATGGTCGCGCAGCAGCTGCCAGGAGAACAGCACGTCTTCGGCCGTTACCGGCCGGCCGTCGGAGAAGCGGGCGCGGGGATCGAGGTGGAACGTGACATAGCTCCGCTCGTCGTCGGTCTCGACAGTCTTTGCGAGCAGGCCGTAGAGCGTGAACGGCTCGTCCTGGCCGCGCGCCAGCAGGCTCTCCACGACGTAGCTGCGGATTGGCTGCACGGCCAATCCCTTGACGATGAACGGATTGAGGCTGTCGAAGGTGCCGAGAATGCCCCAGACCAGCCGGCCGCCCTTGGGGGCATCCGGGTTGACGTAGGGCATGTGGGTGAAATCGGCCGGCATCGCCGGCTTGCCATGCATGGCGATGGCATGGGCTTCCTCAGCCCGCGCGCTGCCTGCCAGGCTGATGATGAGCGCGAAGGCGAGACTGCAAAGGCGGACAGCAAGGCCCTCGAGCAGGCACTGGAACATGGACATTCGGACACGTTGATTCGAGGACCGGTCGCCGTGAATCCTATCACAGGGATTTTCCCGGAGCGCAGGCCAAGGCGGGGCTTGAGGCGCGGTCAAAGACGCTTGTCGGCATTGATCTTTTCGTCGGCCACGTTAAGAAGGCACCCAATCGCGCAAGAGCGTCGAACCCGTCACTTATCCGCCTCAATTGACGGGGAGAGAGCCGCACCCAAGGCGGCTAGGTTCGGCGCTTCGGAGCGGTTCGGGCACTTCCCGTTCAGAAAGGGTTTTCCGCAATGAATTTCCATGACTTGGCCGCGTCCATCCGGCCGCGCGGGCGGCTTCTCGCCCTGTTGACGGCGACGGCGTTGGTCGTTCCGTTTGCCGCCGAGGCCCAGGCTCCTGCTCCGGGTGCGCCCGCGCCCAAGGCGACGCCGAAAGCCGCTCCGAAGGCTGCCCCCAAGGCTCCGGCGCCGGCCGCCCAGGCGCCCGCGCAGCCGGCCCCCGCCCAGCAGGGTGCTCCGGCGCAGCAGGGCGCCGCCCAGCCGGCAGACCAGCAGATCCAGCTGATCTACGCCCCCTGGACCAAGTTCTGCCTCAAGGGCCAGGACGCCAATGCCAAGCAGGTCTGCTTCACCGGCAAGGACGGCCGCATCGAGTCGGGCCAGCCGGTGATCGCCGCCGTCATCATCGAGCCGGAAGGCGAGCCCAAGAAGATCCTGCGCGTGACGCTGCCGCTCGGCATGCAGCTCGTGCACGGCACCCGCATCATCGTCGATGGCAACGCGCCGCTGCAGCAGCCTTATGTGATCTGCTTCCAGAACGGCTGCATGTCCGACTACGAGGCCACGCCCGAGCTCATCAACAGCATGAAGAAGGGCCAGAACCTCGTTGTCCAGGCCATCAATGCCAACGGCGCGCCGCTGACCCTGCCGCTGCCGCTCGCCGGCGAATTCCAGAAGGCCTATGACGGTCCGCCGACCGATCCGAAGGTGTTCGAAGAAAACCAGAAGAAGCTCCAGGAAGAGCTTCAGAAGAAGGCCGACGAGCAGCGCAAGAAGCTCGAGCAGCAGGGCGCGGCTCCGGGCGCAGCGGCCGCCGGTCAGAAATAATCGGGACCGGATTCCGGATATGAAAAAGGCGCTCGGATGAGCGCCTTTTTTGTTGGCCGTTTGCCGGCTGCGAAACCTCAGTTCAGCGACGGGTTGCGCGGGCGATAGCCGCCGTCCTTGTTCTTGATGAAGATCTCGGCGACCTGGGAATGCCGGATCGGCTCGCCGGACTCGTCGGGCAGCAGGTTCTGCTCGGAGACGTAGGCAACGTACTCGGACTCCGCATTCTCCGCGAGCAGGTGGTAGAACGGCTGGTCCTTGTGGGGCCGCACGTCCTCGGGGATCGACAGCCACCACTCCTCGGTGTTGTTGAATTCCGGATCGATGTCGAAGATCACGCCCCGGAACGAGAAAATCCGATGGCGCACGACCTGTCCGATCTGGAATTTGGCGGTCCGCGTTTTGATCATCCCCCGTCGATAGACCAGGATTGTGGCCGATGCTAGTGGCCTGATCCGGAATTAACCTTCGCTTCCGGGGCGGATAGCCCCCAAGTCTTTAGAAAACACTTCATCAATGGTCGATATCCTCAATCTGGCTCTACCTTATTTCGGCCTGATCTTCGTCGGGTTCGCCTGCGGCAAGGTCAAATCGCTGCCGGAATCGGGCCTCGCCTGGATGAACTTCTTCCTGCTCTACGTGTCGCTGCCGGCGCTGCTGTTCGCGATCATGTCGAAGACGCCATTCGCGGAATTGAACAACCCGCCGTTCCTGGTGGCGACGACGCTGTCGACGGTCGCGGCCTTCACCCTGGCGCTGGTCGTCGGCAAGGTCCTGGGCCGCCTCACGCTACGCGAGGCGACGCTTGCAGGCCTGTCCGGCGGCTACGGCAACATCGGCTACATGGGTCCTGGACTGGCGCTCGCGGTGCTCGGGACCAAGGCGGCGGCGCCGACCGCGCTGATCTTCTGCTGCGACAGCATCTTCCTGTTCACGATCGTGCCGCTCTTGATCGAGCTCTCCGACCGCGAGCATCCCTCGCTGGTGCATGCCGTCGGCGTGGTGCTGAAGCAGATCGTGCTCAACCCGCTGATCATGTCGGCGTGCTTCGGCGCGGCCGTAGCCGCGCTCCATATCGAGCTGCCGGTTGTGCTCGACCGCACCATCACCTTCCTCCAGAACGCAGCCGCGCCGACCGCGCTGTTCGTGCTCGGCGTGACGGTGGCGCTGCGTCCATTCGACCGCGTGCCCTGGGAGGTGCCCGGCGTGATCGCGATAAAACTCCTGATCCATCCGCTCACGGCGTTCGGCCTGATGCTGGCGTTCGGCCCGTTCGCGCAGCCCTGGGCCGCGACCGCGGTGCTGATGGCCTCGCTGCCACCGGCGCTGAACGTGTTCGTGATCGCCCGGCAGAACGATGCCTGGATCGAATCCGCCTCCGTCGCGGTGCTGCTCGGCACCTTCGCGTCGGTGATCACGCTGACCAGCGTGATGTGGGCGATCCAGACGGGGCGGCTGGCGTTTCCTTAGGAAACGCTCGCCAAGCTACCTTCGCCAGGTCGGCGTCAGCCCCTCGCGCATCGCAAAGCGCCGGAGCGGGCCGATGGCGCCTAACAGGTGCATGCCGACGGCGCGGACCGGCTGGAGCGGCAGGAAGTCGTTGAGCAAAGAGCGATTGGCGATGTCGATCGCGAAGGTCCGGCTCAAGATGTCAGGCCGCCGGGCCCGATCGTAGCGCTTGAGCACCTCATCCGCGCCGGGGTCCTCACCCGACGCGATGGTCTCGCCGGCGAGCCTGGCGATGTCGGCGGCATCGCGAAGGCCAAGGTTGAGGCCTTGGGCGCCGATCGGCGGAACCACATGGGCGGCTTCGCCGACCAGCGCGACGCGGCCGCGGCCGAAGGATCTTGGGCGTTCGATCGCCAGCGCGAACAGGTTGCGGCCGGGCTCGACCGTCATGCGTCCCAAGATCGAATGCGACTGCTTCTCGACCGCGGCGGACAATTCATCATCGCTCAAGCCGCGAAGCCGCTCGGCCTCCGCCGGCGCCGAGACCCACACGATGCTGGAGCGATTACCCGGCAGGGGCACGAACACGCAGGGGCCGTACGGCGTGTGGAACTCGGTCGAGACGTTGCGGTGGGGGCGGGCATGGCCGACGTTGAAGGTCAGCGCAGTCTGGTTCAATTCGCGCCGGGTCACCGCGATGCCGGCGGCTTCGCGGCACAGCGAATGCCGGCCGTCGGCGCCGACCACGAGCCGGGCCGAAAGGAATTGCGCGGACGCCGTGCGGATCGCAACGTCGTCGGCTTCGATCACGACGCTTTCGGCCTCGTCGTCGAACCGGACGACCTTGGGCAGCTCAGTCGCGCGCGCCTCCAGCGCCAGCATCAGCGAGCGGTTGTCGATGTTGTAGCCGAAAGCATCCAGCCCGATTTCGTGACAGGAGAACCGGACCTCGGGGCTGCGGAACAGCCGTCCGGTGTCGTCGACGAGCCGCATGACCTGCAGCGCGGCTGCCTTGTCCTTGCAGCGGGGCCAGACGTCGAGGCTCTCCAGCAGATCGACGGAGGCACCCAGCAGCGCGGTGGTGCGGTTGTCTGCATAGGGCACGCGGCGCGCCACCAGCGCGGTCCGCGCGCCGGCCTGCGCCAGCGCAATGGCCGCGCCAAGTCCGGCCGGTCCGCCGCCGATCACGGCTGCGTCAAAGAGCGTCGATGCGTCTGTCATGGACTGACAATTGACACGCTCCGCGGCAAATTCAAGCCCAGCTATTTTTCCCTGATTTTGTGGCGAATTGTGCGACCGCGCGCCGCAATGGCTTATGTGCAAACCGGCCCCATTCTGATAGCAAAAGCCATGGATACCCAAGAGGATTCCCTGAAGCCGAGACCGGCGGTCCGCGCCGCGGCCTTCTCGGTGCACATCTTCACGGCCTTCGGCGCGGCGATCGCGCTGCTGGCGATGCTCGAGGCCGTGCGCGAGCACTGGGCGGCGATGTTTCAGTGGCTGGGCGTTGCCCTCATCATCGACGCGATCGACGGTCCGATCGCGCGCCGGCTCGACGTCAAGACGGTGCAGCCGAACTGGTCCGGCGATGTGCTCGACCTCGTGGTCGATTTCGTCACCTATGTCTTCGTGCCGGCCTATGCGATCGTGGCCAGCGGTCTGCTGCTGCCGGTCGCAGCGCCCTTGCTCGGCGTCGCCATCATCGTCACCAGCGCACTCTATTTCGCCGATCTGCGCATGAAGGCGGAGGACAATCATTTCCGCGGCTTTCCGGCACTGTGGAATGCGGCAGCGTTCTACCTGTTCCTGCTGCACTGGCCGCCGCTGTGGTCGACGCTGCTGGTCGCGGCACTCGTGGTGCTGACCTTCGTGCCATTCCACGTGCTGCATCCGGTCCGCGTCGTGCGGCTGCGCTGGCTGACGATGTCGCTGATCGCGATCTGGGCCGTGCTCGGCCTCTATGTGCTGGAGATGGACTTTCGCGTCGGCGTCGGCGTGACGGTCGTGATGTGCGCCATCGCGCTCTGGATCAGCTTCAGCGACGCCGTGATCCGCCTGGCAAGATCTTTCGCATGATGCACCTCATCACCAGCCCCGAAGCCTGGGCCGCGCTGCTCACTTTGACTGCGCTCGAGATCGTGCTCGGCATCGACAACGTCATCTTCCTGTCGGTGATCGTCTCGCGCATCCCCGAGCAGCAGGCGCTCCGCGCCCGCCAGATCGGCCTCGCGCTGGCGCTGGTCTTCCGCATCATCCTGCTCAGCGTCCTGGTTTGGCTGATCGGCCTGACCGCGCCGGTGTTCTCGCTCGCAGGTTACGACTTCTCCTGGCGCGATCTGATCCTGATCGGCGGCGGCCTTTTCTTGATTGCGAAAGCGACGCACGAGATCCACGCCGAGGTCGACGCCGATGACGGCGAGGGCGGTCAGAAGTCCGCCGGCAGTGCCTTCTTCTGGGTGATCGTCCAGATCATCGTCATCGACATCGTGTTCTCGCTGGACTCGATCATTACCGCGATCGGCATGGCGCAGGATATCGAGATCATGATCGCGGCCGTCGTGATCGCCTGCCTGATCATGTACGTTTCGTCCGGGCCGGTGGCGCGATTCGTCGCGGCGCATCCGACCACCAAGATGCTGGCGCTGGCGTTCCTGGTGCTGATCGGCGTCGCGCTGGTCGCGAACGGATTCCAATTTCACATTCCGCGCGGCTACATCTATTTCGCAATTGCGTTCTCGGCGGCGGTGGAATTCTTCAACGTGCTGGCCAAGCGTAACCGCAAGAAGGCCGGCAAGCCCTCCGCCTAGTGGTTGCGACCAGCGCCGAGTTGACAAGATCGGCGCGATGTCTTTCGCTTAGCCGAAAGAAGAGGAGGTCAGGGATGACCAAAGCCGTCCGCGTGCACAAGGTCGGAGGCCCCGAAGCCCTGGTCTATGAGAGCGTCGAGGTGCCGGCGCCGGGCCCCGGCGAGGTGCGCATCCGCCAGCATGCGGTCGGCCTCAACTTCATCGACGTCTATTACCGCACCGGCCTCTACAAGGCGCCGGGGCTGCCCTTCATCGCCGGCAACGAGGCCTCGGGCGAGGTCACAGCGGTCGGGCCGGGCGTGACCAATTTCCATCCCGGCGACCGCGTCGCCTATTACCACAATCTCGGCGCCTATACCGGCGAGCGCAACATCCCCTGGGAGAAGCTGGTCAAGCTGCCCGACCACATCACCCACGAGCAGGGCGCCGTGCTGATGCTGAAGGGGCTCACGGTCTGGTACCTCCTGCACAAGACGTTCAAGGTCGAGCCGCATCATCGCGTGCTGATCCACGCTGCGGCCGGCGGCATTGGCCTGCTCGCGTGCCAATGGGCAAGGGCGTTAGGGGCCCATGTCATCGGCACCGTCGGCTCGCGCGAGAAGGCCGAGCTTGCCGAAGCCAATGGCTGCGATCACGTCATCCTCTACAACGAGGAGGATTTTGTCGCGCGCGTGAAACAAATCAGCCGCAACGAGGGCTGCGACGTCGTCTATGACGGCGTCGGCAAGG comes from Bradyrhizobium diazoefficiens and encodes:
- a CDS encoding quinone oxidoreductase family protein, which gives rise to MTKAVRVHKVGGPEALVYESVEVPAPGPGEVRIRQHAVGLNFIDVYYRTGLYKAPGLPFIAGNEASGEVTAVGPGVTNFHPGDRVAYYHNLGAYTGERNIPWEKLVKLPDHITHEQGAVLMLKGLTVWYLLHKTFKVEPHHRVLIHAAAGGIGLLACQWARALGAHVIGTVGSREKAELAEANGCDHVILYNEEDFVARVKQISRNEGCDVVYDGVGKATFPGSLSCLKPRGMFVSFGNASGPVPPFSIAELNTHGSLFATRPKLNDYIGTRKELLEGADTLFAAVINGKLHVPINHAYALKDAAKAHIDLESRKTTGASILKP